In Carya illinoinensis cultivar Pawnee chromosome 10, C.illinoinensisPawnee_v1, whole genome shotgun sequence, one DNA window encodes the following:
- the LOC122279635 gene encoding vacuolar-sorting receptor 6-like, protein MTVAKSLRTHVPPAPLSLSTSSPWRTQKIQIPWSSLVMMVMKKKTCMPFLRKLIALVLVLAVIEKHEVGARFVVEKSSIAVLSPLNLRSRRDGAIGNFGIPDYGGFMVGSVLYPEKGSNGCEAFEGDKPFKSKFPRPTVLLVDRGECYFALKVWNGQQAGAAAVLVADSVDEPLITMDSPEESADSDGYIEKIGIPSALIERSFGESLKQYLKKGEDVVIRLDWRESVPHPDERVEYEFWTNSNDECGIRCDEQMNFVKSFKGHAQILEKGGYTQFTPHYITWYCPQAFILSSQCKSQCINQGRYCAPDPELDFGVGYQGKDVVFENLRQLCVHRVAKESKRSWVWWDYVTDFHIRCSMKEKKYSKECAENVMKSLDLPIENIRKCIGDPLADVVNEVLKTEQELQVGRGSRGDVTILPTLVINNIQYRGKLERTAVLKAICAGFKETTEPAICLSGDIETNECAGNNGGCWQDVNSNVTACKDTFRGRVCECPMVKGVQYRGDGYISCEAFGPARCSINNGGCWSESKNGLTFSACLESELSGCNCPQGFHGDGLKCEDINECKEHLACQCDGCSCKNSWGGYECKCKGDLLYIKEQDACIERSGSRFGWFLTFVVIAAVVAAGIAGYIFYKYRLRSYMDSEIMAIMSQYMPLDNHQNNQVQTHEAEPLRRGSV, encoded by the exons ATGACCGTTGCAAAGTCTCTTCGCACACACGTTCCCCCTgcccccctctctctttctacATCTTCCCCTTGGAGAACACAAAAGATACAGATTCCTTGGAGTTCGCTTGTGATGATGGTCATGAAGAAAAAAACTTGCATGCCTTTTCTCAGGAAGCTGATAGCTTTGGTTTTGGTGTTAGCAGTTATTGAGAAACATGAAGTGGGTGCAAGGTTTGTGGTGGAGAAGAGTAGTATTGCTGTTCTATCTCCATTGAATCTGCGTTCAAGGCGTGACGGTGCCATAGGGAACTTCGGAATTCCAGATTATGGAGGCTTCATGGTGGGTTCTGTGTTGTATCCTGAGAAAGGTTCTAATGGATGCGAGGCCTTTGAAGGTGATAAGCCTTTTAAGTCTAAGTTCCCTCGCCCCACCGTTCTTCTTGTTGACCGAGGAG AATGCTACTTTGCCTTGAAAGTCTGGAATGGGCAGCAGGCTGGAGCTGCAGCTGTTTTAGTGGCTGATAGCGTCGATGAGCCTCTAATTACTATGGATTCTCCTGAGGAGAGTGCCGATTCAGATGGGTACATAGAGAAGATTGGGATTCCTTCAGCTTTAATAGAGAGGTCTTTTGGTGAGAGCTTGAAGCAATATTTGAAAAAAGGTGAGGATGTTGTCATAAGACTAGACTGGAGAGAGTCTGTTCCCCACCCTGATGAAAGAGTTGAGTATGAGTTTTGGACAAATAGTAATGATGAATGTGGGATACGCTGCGATGAGCAGATGAATTTTGTGAAGAGTTTCAAGGGTCATGCTCAGATTCTTGAGAAGGGGGGTTACACCCAGTTCACACCCCACTATATAACTTGGTACTGCCCACAGGCTTTCATCCTTAGCAGTCAGTGCAAGTCCCAATGCATAAACCAGGGAAGATATTGTGCACCGGATCCAGAGCTGGATTTTGGAGTGGGATATCAAGGGAAGGATGTGGTCTTTGAGAACTTGAGGCAGCTCTGTGTGCATAGAGTTGCCAAGGAGAGCAAACGGTCGTGGGTTTGGTGGGATTACGTTACTGATTTCCATATTAGGTGTTCCATGAAGGAGAAGAAATATAGCAAAGAATGTGCTGAGAATGTCATGAAATCGCTTG ATCTTCCCATCGAGAACATTAGAAAATGCATTGgtgatcctttagctgatgtGGTAAATGAAGTGCTAAAAACTGAACAAGAACTCCAG GTCGGCCGAGGATCTCGTGGTGATGTTACCATCTTGCCAACATTGGTGATTAATAATATTCAGTATCGAG GAAAATTGGAGAGAACTGCTGTGCTGAAGGCCATATGTGCGGGATTTAAGGAAACCACTGAACCTGCTATTTGTTTAAGTGGAG ATATTGAGACTAATGAATGCGCTGGAAATAATGGTGGTTGTTGGCAGGACGTAAACTCTAATGTAACTGCTTGCAAG GACACATTTAGAGGAAGAGTGTGCGAGTGCCCCATGGTTAAAGGTGTTCAATATAGAGGTGATGGTTACATATCTTGTGAAG CTTTTGGACCTGCAAGGTGCTCAATAAATAATGGAGGATGCTGGTCAGAAAGTAAAAATGGATTAACTTTCTCAGCTTGCTTA GAGTCTGAACTCTCTGGCTGTAACTGCCCACAAGGTTTTCATGGGGATGGTCTGAAATGCGAAG ATATCAACGAATGCAAGGAACACCTTGCTTGTCAGTGTGATGGTTGCAGCTGCAAAAACAGTTGGGGTGGTTATGAATGCAAGTGTAAAGGGGACCTTCTGTACATAAAGGAACAAGATGCTTGTATTG AAAGAAGTGGATCAAGATTTGGGTGGTTCCTAACCTTCGTGGTCATAGCAGCTGTGGTGGCAGCTGGTATAGCCGGTTATATATTCTACAAATACAGGCTTCGG TCTTACATGGACTCAGAGATCATGGCTATCATGTCACAGTACATGCCACTAGACAACCACCAAAATAATCAAGTACAAACTCATGAAGCCGAACCTTTACGACGAGGCTCAGTATAA
- the LOC122280051 gene encoding uncharacterized protein LOC122280051 yields MAKSMRCKREKRLRAIRREIVEPFYDNKDAAKLAAQEAALAAPKLPVRPSPNSTAAMDLTTTTNKTDISSTASIFSVNAMDVEMADGNQSIGSLKPVGGIGKKSKRKFKVGKGKRRGKGLRRKRHI; encoded by the exons ATGGCGAAATCGATGAGGTGCAAGAGAGAAAAGAGGCTTCGGGCAATTCGGAGAGAGATTGTGGAGCCCTTCTACGACAACAAAGACGCCGCTAAGCTCGCTGCTCAAGAGGCTGCCCTCGCCGCCCCTAAGCTACCCGTGCGTCCCTCCCCAAATTCCACCGCTGCTATGGACctaaccaccaccaccaataaGACTGACATTAGCTCTACGGCTTCAATCTTCTCAGTTAATGCGATgg ATGTGGAGATGGCTGATGGGAATCAAAGCATAGGTTCCTTAAAGCCTGTTGGTGGAATAGGGAAGAAGTCCAAAAGAAAGTTCAAGGTGGGTAAAGGCAAGCGCCGCGGTAAGGGCCTCCGGAGGAAGCGTCACATTTGA